In Thermoflexus hugenholtzii JAD2, the genomic stretch TGTCCAAGAGCACGGCGGTGCGCAGGCTGCGCGGGCCCTGGCTCCGCAGATGGGCCTGCAAATACCGCAACGTCAGCCCCGCGTCCACGATGTCCTCCACCAGCAACACGTCCCGAAAGGTTGTCACCTCTATCCAACTAAGTTCACCCAATCCACGCCGATGTCCTTACAACGGCGATAAAGTTTTCGATCAGCGGTCCAGAAGGGAGCGCCAAGCTGCTCGCTGAGCGCCAGATATTGAGCATCATAGGTCGTCATTTGCCCCAGGCGCTCCGCCCATATCAGGGCCTGAGCCAGCAGCTCCGGGCTTGCGGACACCCGTTGGATCGGCAAGCCGAAACGGTGAATCAATCCCTCCAGGGCGGCCTCTCGTGACAACAGATTCTGGGCCCACTGCTTGCGCAGCGCTGCGGCAATCTCATAGTCCCAGAGCGCAGGGACCACTAAGTTCACCCCCTGTCGCAACCATTCTTCCATGCGGTCCCGGCATGCGCGGGAATACAACAGCGGGCAGACCAATGCCACCCCGATGTTGGCATCTATGACGACGGTTTCCACGCTTCCTCCATCCGACGCTCGTGGGCTTCTCGAAC encodes the following:
- a CDS encoding phosphoribosyltransferase family protein gives rise to the protein MTTFRDVLLVEDIVDAGLTLRYLQAHLRSQGPRSLRTAVLLD
- a CDS encoding type II toxin-antitoxin system VapC family toxin; translation: METVVIDANIGVALVCPLLYSRACRDRMEEWLRQGVNLVVPALWDYEIAAALRKQWAQNLLSREAALEGLIHRFGLPIQRVSASPELLAQALIWAERLGQMTTYDAQYLALSEQLGAPFWTADRKLYRRCKDIGVDWVNLVG